The genomic segment gaacaactgggcaagcacgacacagaccgagctattgggtatttatctagccactgaataccttaagctcaatggtggtggagttattttctgtgactctaaaagtgctctgcagtccttaaataacccatcacaatgtatgtcggaagcagcttgtaatattaaatggaatgtaatttttgccaatgataataattcttgtataaaatttgtgtggatcccatcccatgttggagttgaaaaacatgactttgtagatcaattggccaatgaggcttgcaggaaagaaaacattgattatgactttggactatctaatgcagttattagaaacatacaaattaaataaattaattcagatttagaagaactaagaaatgcacagagacctgaaagctgcagtattaaaagttatgacaagttctgtaataataggtatttgtatggtcagcacggtaaccggaccaggcaatgtgatgtagtaattgcgcgaattcgccttggctatagacacatctggcaggttagtgaggctgagccactaccagaatattcagattgtaaactctgtgataaacctttaatgcattcactagaacactatattgatgaatgtgaaaccgtaaaggactttagacctcctggcctattgtaccaccaactgtgtaactattttattgactcaggtgttctggatgacatcctaacaatttacccaaaatttgcttgtccattttaaagaatgaagaacaatttctacttatattctaagctgtatcacttatgaacccatccctgcccttgtgtggcagtgcacaatagaaaattgttttcacatatccacacattaaaccattgattgtaaccgtgatatatatgtgcttcagcctacagtttaggcctattgtcttatgtatgaccctctgtcctgcgtgacagtgaatactagcattaacctcaatttaataagactatcaaaatcctcagattaggcaaaattgtaattaattttgtcaataaagatgttaataataataattgttgtcaCTTAATGtctgaaaaaaaaattcaaattgaaAAAATTGAATTGAAAAAAAATCAATTTCTAGAACTGGAGATCAATCACAGGCATCAAACTATCGCTCACTTACAATAAATTAAATAGTTGGACAATTATCGAAAGCGAAACAAACTGTTAAAGACTCACCATTGTTTTTACAAAACAGAACAATCATGACTAACAAATTTAAGTAAGGCATTTAACACTAGCACACGATAGTAATCAAAGCAGAAGGAATATTGCAGTTGACCTCCTGCAACATAATCAGGTCATGGGTGATTATGTGACCCCTTGTGACCTGTGCAAGACCTGTGCAAGACCTGTGCAGGAGTTCCGTCATGGGAtctctactattttttttttttttaccgtactTAAATAATTTAGGTACAAGAGTTAACAGCACATTACCAAATACACCGACGACGCAAAGAAAACCAAAAAGAGTAATACATTTAGATGACTCAATAACGCTAgacatattatatattaaagcATTATAAGCTAGAAGTAGCGGGTCAAGTCGGCTGTTCAGAAGGGAAGGGTTCGATGCCTCTCAGGGAGCGGGGGAAGAGCGTGCTGGGTATATCACCCATCAGGTAAACGGTCACGCTAACAAAGGGGAGAAAGGTAGAGTGTTACTCCACCTCACCTTGGACACCACGTGGAGTGCAGGAACGAGCCACTTATCGTGTACACACCAGTGTTGGACCGGATGACACAGGACCCCCCCTCACAGTAATTAGCTGTGTTGACATCAACTTTTCAAGTCTCTTCAACgtcgcctctccctctctcatacacacacacacacacacacagacacacacacacacacacacacacacacacacacacacacacacacacacacacacacacacacacacacacacacacacacacacacacacacacacacacacacacacacacacacacacacacacacacacacacacacacacacacacacacacacacacacacacacacacacacacacacacacacaattaggtgagtacacacacagcaaTACTGGAGTTCTACTGGACTCCACTGAAGTTTACTAGAGTCTACTGAATACTggaggctactggagttcaacacgaataaatgtaaagttatggaaaagggatcaggtgataggcgaccaaagggacagtacacaattaaggggaacagcctacctgtaacgattcgagaaagagacctgggagtggatgtgacacctaatctaactcctgaggcacatataaataggataacgacagcagcgtactctacactggcgaaaattagaacttcattcagaaacttaagtgaggaggcttttagggcgctttacaccgcCTACGTGAGACtcctcttagagtatgccgcgccatcatggagcccccacctgaagaaacacataaggaaactagagaaggttcagaggtttgcgacgaggcttgtcccagagttacgagggatgggatatgaagaacgtctgagggaactgaaccttacgacactagagaaaagaagggagagaggagatatgataggaacatgtaaaatactcaggggaattgacaaagtggaaatagatgaaatgttcacacgtaataataacagaacgaggggacatgggtggaaactggaaactcagatgagtcacagagatgttaggaagttttcttttagtgtgagagtagtggaaaaatggaatgcacttggggaacaggttgtggaagcaaactctattcataattttaaaatgaggtatgatagggaaatgggacaggagtcattgctgtaaacaaccgttggctagaaaggcgggatccaagagccaagctcgatcctgcaagcacaaataggtgagtacaaataggtgagtacacacacacacacacaacatgggttcagggatggcaagtcctgcctcacaggattaattgaattctacaaccaggcaagaAAGGGAGGggtggcagactgcatatttttggattgccggaaagcctttgacacagcaccacacaagaggctagtgaaaaagcaggaggtgcaggcaagagtgaaagggaaggtactccattggataaaggagtacctaagcaacaggagacaacaagtcactgtgagggggtgaggtctcagattggcgagacatcaCCAGCTTagtcccgcaggggtcggtcttggaccaatactgtttctgatatatgtaattgatctcccagagggtatagactcgtttctttcactgtttgctgatgatgcaaaaatgataataaggattgaaacagaggaggatagtaggaggctacaagatgacctagaaagactgaatgaatggtccaacaaatggctgcaacCATCCAACCCGAGTAAataaaagtaatgaaactagacggtgaaaacaggaggccagacacaggatacagaataggagatgaagtacttaatgaaacggacagagagaaagatctaagagttgatatcacaccaaacctgtctcctgaagccacataaaaagaataacgtctgcggcatatacgaggctggctaacatcagaacagcgttcaggaacctgtgtaaggaagtattcagaatcttgtacaccacatatgtaagaccaatcctggagtatgcggccccagcatggagcccgtacctagtcaagcgcaagacgaagctggaaaaggttcagaggtatgccactagactagtcccagaactaagaggcatgagttacgaggaaaggctgcgggaaatgcacctcacgacactggaagacagaagagtaaggggagacatgatcataaccaacaaaatcctcagaggaattgacagggtagacaaggataaattatttaacactggtgggacgcgaacaaggggacacaggtggaaactgagtacccaaatgagccacagggacgttagaaagaactttttcagtgtcagaataattaacagatggaatgcactaggcagtgatgtggtggaggttgactacataaacagtttcaaatatagatatgatagagcccagttggctcaggaacctgtacaccagttgattgacagttgagaggcgggaccaaagagccagagctcaaccccctcaagcacaaatagctgAAAAGGTGAGTACAACACACCTACACTATAATATGCAACTTATTTTgcatttaatatatttttttacatAAAATTAGGATTTATGTTGATGTTATTACAATTAAATTTCGttgaaattattataattattcaataataataaaataatacgaCTATTCCTTTTTATTGCAAACCGTTTTCTCGTAGttttgttgtggggggggggggtctgataTTGTTGTGGtcttactagggggggggggggattagtggTGGtcttgtgtgggagggggggttagTGGTGGTCTTGTGTGGGAGGGGGTCAGTGTTAAACTCTTCTAACGTGCGAGATCTTTGTCGGGTCTGATTTGTAAAGTTGTGactagaggtggcttccacaactttctTCCATCATTGTATTACACTTGTTGAACACTCGTAGTGGATAGTAGTATTTCTTTATATTTCTTCTTGTCCATCTTTTTCTATTTTTTAAGTGGCTGCTCTTGTCCATCTTGTCTATTCCTCTCAGTATCAtgcatgttgtgatcatgttACATTTGCTTTTCTAGACCTGTGAGATTTAGCTCCCTTAACGTGTCCTCGCAGCTTAGTTTTGGCACTAATGTTGGTGCAAACCTGTTCATTTTCAGGTTTGGTTGTGCTGCGAATTCTAGTACTGCTCTTACAGACGTTGCATAGATTTCCTCGAAATAAGAGTTCTTATTTTTGGGTTTAAATGCCGTTTTAATGGTATTCGGCATCtagtatgccgcagatgttacccTATTTATGTGTGCCACTAGTTCTAACGTATAATTAGTAATAATCTAATGGATAATGTAATAATCTAACTTCTAACACTATTTTTGCTCAAAATCTGTTTTTCTCCCTTCGTGTTCTAAAGTTGCTATTCCGTGATGTGCGATAATACGTCCTGGACACTTCTCTCTAACACCCAATTCTCCACTCGCTCCTAGAGTTCGTCCACTCGCTCCTAGAGTTCGTCCACTCGCTCCTAGAGTTCGTCCACTCGCTCCTAGAGTTCGTCCACTCGCTCCTAGAGTTCGTCCACTCGCTCCTAGAGTTCGTCCACTCGCTCCTAGAGTTCGTCCACTCGCTCCTAGAGTTCGTCCACTCGCTCCTAGAGTTCGTCCACTCGCTCCTAGAGTTCGTCCACTCGCTCCTAGAGTTCGTCCACTCGCTCCTAGAGTTCGTCCACTCGCTCCTAGAGTTCGTTCACTCGCTCCTAGAGTTCGTCCACTCGCTCCTAGAGTTCGTCCACTCGCTCCTAGAGTTCGTCCACTCACTCCTAGAGTTTGTCCACTCGCTCCTAGAGTTCGTCCACTCACTCCTAGAGTTTGTCCACTCGCTCCTAGAGTTCGTCCACTGGCTCCTAGAGTTTGTCCACTCGCTCCTAGACTTCGTCCACTCGCTCCTAGGGCGAGTGGACGAACTTGTAAATTTTGCCGTTGTCCTCAGTTTTGTTTAATTCCTCACCAGCTGAGCGTCATCATCAAACATCAACATGTACGGGCCGCGCCCTCTGATGGGTCAGTCTCGTAAATTAGGATCAGCAGCGGTTCCGAGAGGTCGCCTTGGGGGACCCCCGCTTGTCACTTgttgccacctccacccccccatctcatactccacccccctcccctcttcttccTTACTGCCTCTGTCGCATATATCACCTTTCAGTTTGTAAGCCACATGTCACTCACTTTCAATCTAACTTATATTTTTGGCATTGACAGCTGGACACGGGATTAGTCCAGTCATTACTGAAATGATTTACACAGGTCTACATACTGAGTAGTCTAGCCATTACTGAAATGATTTACAAAGCTCTACGTATTGAACAGTTCAGTCATTACTGAAATGATTTACAAAGCTCTGCGTATTGAACAGTCCAGTCATTACTGAAATGATTTACAAAGCTCTACGTATTGAACAGTCCAGTCATTACTGAAATGATTTACAAAGCTCTACATATTGAACAGTCCAGTCATTACTGAAATGATTTACAAAGCTCTACATATTGAATACTCCAGCCATTTCAGTAACGGTTTGTAAAAGTTTTTACAAATAAAGTTTCTGATTGGCCTAATGTTAATGTTTATTTGTTATGCTGTCATTGTGACACTCTTTTATGTAATTATTGTTCTGTACTTTTTGTATGTACGCTgtcacaattataaatgtacaatcATTTATGAATAGTTTTTgttttatttgatttgatttgttttCTGCCCTACAGGTATTCCTTTACTCAGATGAGTGTGTTTCCAGTACTCCAAACGTGACTCTTCATCTTGTACTGCAGCTGTACTTGTACACTGTCAAATACTTTTTACAATATGGGAAGatgcagtctacccagccttctctttTTCTCTGTTATCTTTTCGTAAccttgtggttgtagtggtgatggtgatggtggtggtggtagtggtggtggtggtggaggtggtggtggtgatggtggtagtggtagtggtggtggtggtggtggtggtggtggtggtggttttggtggtggtggtggtggtagtggtggtggtggtggtggtggtgatggtcgtggtgatggtgggggtggtggtggtggtggtggtcgtggtgacggtggtggtggaggtgatggtggtagtggtggtggtcgtggtgatggtggtggtggatgtgatggtggtggtggtggtggtcgtggtgatggtggtggtggaggtgatggtggtggtggtggtggtggtcgtggtgatggtggtggtcgtggtgatggtggtagtggtggtgatggtggtggtgatggtgatggtggtagtggtggtggtggaggtggtggtagtggtggttgtggtggtggtggtggtggtggtggtgatggtggtggtggtggtggtggtggtagtggtggttgtggtggtggtggtggtggtcgtggtgatggtggtcgtggtgatggtggtggtcgtagtgatggtggtggtggtggtgatggtggtggtggtgatggtggtggtggtggtggaggttgtggtggtggtgatggtggtggttgttatagtgGAAGTGATAGTGAGGTGGAGTAGTCACCGTCCTGCTCCAAGTGATGTCACTGACTCACTTGAGTCAGTCTTTATGTTCCTCTGTTGTTCACCCGCCTGTATGCCGCCCACACGCTACTACACCGCCACACACCCCTCTATCACCCGTCCACACCCCTCTATCACCCGCCCACACCCGTCCATCACCCCGTCTATCACCCGTCCACACCCGTCCATCACCCGCCCACACCCGTCTATCACCCGTCCACACCCGTCTATCACCCGCCCACACCCGTCTATCACCCGTCCACACCCGTCCATCACCCCGTCTATCACCCGTCCATCACCCGCCCACACCCGTCTATCACCCCGCCCACACCCGTCtatcacccaccaacacccatctATCACCCACCCATACCCCTCTATCACCCGCCCACACCCGTCTATCCAAAGTAGGCCGCCCACTGCGCTCCTGCGCTGTCTCAGTAAACGTTGCCCCCCCCTTAGCGTGGTAACCTGTGCCACCTAGACTGGTGTGGGTGGGTGCAGGTGGCACAGACCCGCCCCGCGGCTCCCTAACACCACTCCCGCCACTGTCACTCTCATCACCATCACACCATTACTCACCATCTAAACGTCCCTCGCACCATCCTCTCGCCTCCCCCCTAACACTATTTTACTTCGACAAGAGCTCCGCCAtcgaccccccctcccccgcccccacaccccacccccacacccccacctgctTCAGGCATATCGCGGGCGCTATCACGTCCATTCCTCACCCGGGCGGCGGACCCCCCACGCCGGCCGCGTCAGGAGAGCACACCTCGTCTCGTTATGGAGACGAAGGAGATACAGCCGTTGTTAGGGTGATAGTGAACAAATTGTCGGTACATAACTTTGGGTGGTCGAGGGGCCTCGCCGATAACCACCGTAGCCACacccctttctcttcccccctcccccacaccctaaACCTCACACAACCCcttctcttcttcccccccccctcttcctataACCCCTTCCATACCTCCCCCTGCCTCCTCGTCCTCCAAGCCACAAttcccctcccaccctctcccGTTTCCTCGCCATGTGCTTTCAGAATGCTACCATGCCGGCCGGCCGCTGCCATCTGTGGGCCCGGCGGTGTCGCGATCTGTTTGTGCGATTAAGAGCGACGACCTGCACACGAGAGgcagtaggtggggggggggggggggggcatgacaatgttgttgtcccccccccctcctccacgacaggtgtgtggtgacggcgacgctagagggggaggggggaagggggggtgaagAACGACCGGAGAGTgtcgcactcccccccccccacaca from the Procambarus clarkii isolate CNS0578487 chromosome 10, FALCON_Pclarkii_2.0, whole genome shotgun sequence genome contains:
- the LOC138363286 gene encoding selection and upkeep of intraepithelial T-cells protein 5-like, which codes for MEPPPEETHKETREEFVHSLLEFVHSLLEFVHSLLEFVHSLLEFVHSLLEFVHSLLEFVHSLLEFVHSLLEFVHSLLEFVHSLLEFVHSLLEFVHSLLEFVHSLLEFVHSLLEFVHSLLEFVHSLLEFVHSLLEFVHSLLEFVHSLLEFVHWLLEFVHSLLDFVHSLLGRVDELVNFAVVLSFV